AACCGCTCCGAAGTTTTGTTTGTGGATTATATCTTGGAGCATTTGCGGCCCAATGGCCGGGCCGGCATTATCGTGCCGGAAGGCATAATCTTTCAATCCGCGACCGCTTATAAAGCGTTGCGTAAATTATTGATTGAAGACGGGCTTTTGGCGGTGGTTTCCCTGCCCGCCGGAGTTTTCAATCCTTACGCCGGAGTGAAAACCAGCATTTTGCTTTTTGACAATGGTCTTGCCAAGAAAACAAAGGAAATTCTGTTTTTGAAAATTCAAAACGACGGCTTTGACCTTGGCGCGCAAAGGCGGGGAATTGATAAAAACGATTTGCCTCTCGCGCTTGAAGTTATCAAAGCATATAAAAACATTCTCTCTGTCATGCCCGACTTGACCGGGCATCCAGAAAAATTAAAAAAGGAACTGGATTCCCGCCTTCGCGGGAATGACAAATGGAGAGATGTCGCTCATCTTGCCGCCAAAGACAAAATCGCCGAGAGCGGCGACTATAATCTTTCGGGCGACAGATATAAAGAAGTGGTCAATTTTGCCAATCAAAAATGGCCGATGGTTGAGTTGGGCGAGGTTTGTGAAATTTTAGATAGTCAACGCAAGCCAGTAAAAGAAGCCGACAGAAAGCAAGGTCCTTACCCGTACTACGGCGCTACAGGAATTGTCGATTATGTCGATAAATATATTTTTGATGAAAAACTTGTTTTGGTTGGTGAGGATGGCGCTAAGTGGGGGGTTGGAGAAAAGACCGCTTTTATTGCTGACGGCAAATATTGGGTCAACAACCACGCTCATGTTTTAAGGCCAGATCGAGAGAAATTACTGGACGATTTTCTTGTCCCTATGTTGAACAGGATGGATCTCGCACCATATGTTACGGGTGTAACTGTGCCAAAGCTGAATCAGGAAAAATTGCGCTCAATAAAGATTCCCCTTCCGCCGCTTGAAGTCCAAAAAGAAATCGTTGAGCAGATTGAAGTCAAACAAAAAGCGATTGAAGCCGCCAAAGCGGTGATTGATAATTTAGAGAGAGAGAGAGACGCTATTTTGGCCAATCGATTAGAAAGATGAAAGATGTCGAGTGGGTAGAGTTGGGGGAAGTTTGCACTTTTGAATATGGAAAACCCCTTAAAGAAATTGGTCGTAAAGGCGGAGAATATCCAGTTTATGGGTCAAATGGCATCGTTGGCTTTCACAATGAATATCTTGTAAAAGGACCATTTATTATTGTCGGGCGAAAAGGCACAGCAGGAGCGGTGGTTTATTCCGAAAAAAGCGGTTTTCCGATTGATACGACTTTCTATGTTCATTTGAAAGACCAAAAAGTAGATTTGAAATTTTTATACCTTATTATGGCAACGCTTGATTTAGGTAAAGTGAATATCCAAGCAGGAGTACCCGGATTAAATCGTAATGACGCATATAAAGTTAAAATCCTGCTTCCACCGCTTGAAATCCAAAAACAGCTCGTCGCTGAAATGGAAGAACAGGAAAAAATTATTGAGGCTAACAAAAAACTTGTCGGCATAATGGAGCAAAAAATCACCGAAGTTTTAAGTGAAAT
Above is a genomic segment from Deltaproteobacteria bacterium containing:
- a CDS encoding restriction endonuclease subunit S; the protein is MKDVEWVELGEVCTFEYGKPLKEIGRKGGEYPVYGSNGIVGFHNEYLVKGPFIIVGRKGTAGAVVYSEKSGFPIDTTFYVHLKDQKVDLKFLYLIMATLDLGKVNIQAGVPGLNRNDAYKVKILLPPLEIQKQLVAEMEEQEKIIEANKKLVGIMEQKITEVLSEI
- a CDS encoding restriction endonuclease subunit S; the protein is NRSEVLFVDYILEHLRPNGRAGIIVPEGIIFQSATAYKALRKLLIEDGLLAVVSLPAGVFNPYAGVKTSILLFDNGLAKKTKEILFLKIQNDGFDLGAQRRGIDKNDLPLALEVIKAYKNILSVMPDLTGHPEKLKKELDSRLRGNDKWRDVAHLAAKDKIAESGDYNLSGDRYKEVVNFANQKWPMVELGEVCEILDSQRKPVKEADRKQGPYPYYGATGIVDYVDKYIFDEKLVLVGEDGAKWGVGEKTAFIADGKYWVNNHAHVLRPDREKLLDDFLVPMLNRMDLAPYVTGVTVPKLNQEKLRSIKIPLPPLEVQKEIVEQIEVKQKAIEAAKAVIDNLERERDAILANRLER